Below is a window of Humulus lupulus chromosome 2, drHumLupu1.1, whole genome shotgun sequence DNA.
TTGATgttgtatattatagttatttagagtatcttaGTTATTATATAAGTGGTTATCTAACAGAGTTTAGTATTTAATGGATTTTGGTATATTTTAACAAAATTTGTTATGAATTTAACcgaatatgttaaaaaaaatgttaaatttaGATAAGTCATCCCAACTGAACAATTGCTTCTATTCCCAAAAAACACAATCAAATAATtaatgttaaaaaaattaaacaatacaaCACTTCAGAAGTACACATCCTTTCAAGAgtacacaaccataaaaaatttccctgattttgttttcatatatatatatttggtgattagcAAGAAGTACTCAAGTCATCAAAATCAAGAAGTATGGCCAAGTTGTTGATAATTACTACTGCTGATGACGAAGAGACTAGAAGAAACAATCGTGAAGAAGTGGTTAAGAAAATTATAAGAGATACAATGGTGGTTGTGAATGCATCGATTCGTAAAATACATATGAAACTTGATGAAGATGTTAGAGACGAATGGAATATGGAGGACAGAATAAATGCATACacgtaagtatatatatatatgtaaatataataTTCTCTTTTGATTTTCAAAGTTTAAACATATATTAATAATAGATTGCGTTAATTATATTTTAACATATTACCCATTTCCATGTTATACAGAGCTGTTTACAACGTTTTTTGTACGAAAGACATACATGGTTTTTGGCATTATGTAATTCGTGAGTTTTATGATAAATATGAGAGCATTTTGACACAAAGGATTTCAAACTATGTAAGCTCCGTGACTTAATTCATAGGTTTTTTTTTAACTAGAATAAAAATGAAATCATATAGATTCTTTATTAAAAACATGATATTATTAAGTTTGTGTGTTGGTGTAGGTGATTCCTTCATTGGAAGATATGTACGGCGAAGAGTTCATGATTGAAATTGTGATACAATGGACAGAGCTAGAACAATACAAAAGATATCTTCAGATAATATTTGCTCGTGTGGAGAAAGTTGCAGCGCATTTACATCTAGAAAATCATTCATTGATTGATATTTGTAAAACTCAATTCTGTGACagggtatatatatatgttccaattatcttaaaagaaaaagaaaaagaaaaattatttgattttttattttttaagtgttgatgtttttttttcttttacttttcagGTTTGGGATAGGTTCCACACTGAAATCGACTTTTCGATAACTAAGATGGTAAAACAATCCTCGCCACAAtttcttgtttttatttaattgtttatatatttttaacaagataataattaattatatgtgttatatataaCTCAGAAGGAGGCAGAggtgtttagtaatgaaaatccATTGAAGAATGACCTGATTCAATTCTTCACTGACATGGAGAAAGTATGTCCCAGTGAACGATTTCAGACGACTTATGATATTGTCAAACAGAAGTAGAATTTCGATCGTGCCCAAAATTATTGAAGATTTCGTTGGattttatatatgattatgataatTTTATAATGATGATGATTTTATAATGCTATAGCACGTGCCTTGTACGTGCATATAACAAGGCACCAAATGGAGGCATCATGTTCTATATTTTGCTTCTCCGAAAtataacgtgcattgcacgtattTTATACctagttttataaaattttagaaaattttaaataatttatagtatggaaaactaagttcaaaataGATTATTGCAcacgtgattaatttttttatgtgcgtTAAAAGTAACATGTTTAAACCTTATTTTCGGTAttgtaaaatattcaaaattttatgaaaatttgtaagatactataaataattaataacctTATTTAAGACACCTTGCAAATTTTTAAGATATTCCGAATAATATACACTACTAAAAATAAGGTTCAAACAGTTGATTTTTACAagtgtataaaaaaaaaataagcatgcgtgcaacaagttgtttgaactattttttcggtaccataatttattcataatttcttgaaaatttgtaggatgttctagatagctacattgtacaccatcatataaaaaaatttgagattATATTTATCCAGATACTGGAAATAGAAAAATAATACACTGATGGTATCAAAAAAGTAAATGCATTGTAATCGGTTCCTATAATTTAGATCTAACTTTGTGTTGCAAACACCAAAACCCTTTTGAGTTCTGGACTCAATAGTTAGGGGAGAGAATTTGTAGATtcatactatataaatatatataaaaaaatttacagAGGGTCATTATTTTTGCCTCTAACTATAggaacattttttattttaattacttggagaaattataactcaattttttttgtataatGACGTACACTATAATTATAATAGACATCCCgccaattttcaagaaattctaaataatttacagttgCGAAACTAAAATTATGAAATcgtgcttgattttttttatatgcgtATAAAACAAAATATTTCAACTCTGAtttcggcattgtaaattatttaaaaattcttGAAAATTAGCAGGATGCTTAATATAACTCTTATGTATgctcttatttaaaaaaattagtttatatTTTCTCTAAATGCCGAAAATAAAAAATACCCCTGCATCATGGTGAACAGTAATACTCCTATACAAGAAACAcactataaatatatttatatatattcaacAGACATTTTTTAAGCTCATACAGATGTAGCATATGACTATGTACAActcataaatttatatatatatatatatttaagatatCCATTAGAAACAATATAACTcagaaaaaaaatgtataaatgaTAATAACAGAGAAGATGAGAAATAATTTACTTATGAAATACAGTTAACTAAATTTCAAAACTTTACTATTATAATCGATTTAAAGTGTGAGAATTATATCAAGAAAGTAATAACGACAAATACTATgtttttaatcaaataattaagaTATATGATTCATTTGTGCCACAAAAGACTTAAGATTTTTATCAGAAGAACCTCCTTCTTTCACAGCTCCCTTAGCCAAATCCTTCCATTTCTTTCCATTCCTTCTCAACTCTTCGTTTTCCTTCCCCATAACCAACTCCAAACACCTCCTAATCTCTTCACTCTCAACAAGTTCATCCTCGTTGGGCTTCACTCTCACCCCAATTTTCCACTCTTCTTCTATGAGCTTGGCATTCGTCCCTTGATCGGACCATTTCGGAAACGCCACCATTGGAACACCAGAAGCCAAGCTCTCCAACGTCGAGTTCCAGCCACAGTGAGTCACAAAACACCCGATTGACTTGTTACTCAAAACCTCCATCTGAGAACACCATGGCACTATCATTCCAAGCTTTTCCAACTCTTCTCTGCAGCTCACCAACTCATCGTTATCGTCATCACAATCTTTGTCGTTTTCCACTTTGTCACGCTTCTCCCTTATGACCCACAAGAATGGACGGCCATAAGATAGCAACCCTTTGGCGATTTCCTCCATTTGTTGCTTTGACCAATCCAATATACTCCCAAACGACACGTATACCACTGTCGTTTTGGGCATCGAGTTCAGCCAATCGATGTACTTGTTGCCTTCGGACCCGTGGAAAATATCGCAGCCGAAAGACTTGTCGGACGGGTCATTCTCATCGGAAAAAGCCGACGGAATTAGAGGCCCGATTCCGATCAGATTCAGATCACTAACCGCTCTCAAAGCTTCAACTTCCAACTCATCGAAAGTGTTGACAAGTATTGATTTTTGGTGATTTTGCTTCGAAATCATATCGAACTGTTCTTCGAATAGTGGGAGAATGAAGGAATAAGCATCCTCGGCGTCCATAAACGACGGTAAATCTCGTCGGCCGAACTCCAACGACAGCCCCGGAAGTGTCGTTTTCGTAGGAGATTGTCGTTTGCTCATGGTCTCCTTAATAATATCCGCATAACCATTGAAGTACAAATAGTACACATCGAAAACCGTGGCCGGTTGAATCCACAACATAACCGACGGGAGTCCGAGCTCGGCGGCGGAGTTCCCTGCCCAGGGGAGGAGAAGCGTGTAGACAAAGCAACAGTAGGGTCGGCCGTCGTTTTTCCCCGAAGCGACGAGATCGGTTATGGATTGAGAGCCGCAACGCTTCACCTCCGACGAGTAGTGTTTCATGTCGCCTCCGCGCTTGAACCCGTCGTCGTATCCGTCTACAGAATACGGTGCAAAAGTTATGGCCGATCCGTACGGTGTAAGAGGTTCCGGTTCCGGTTCCGACCCCGAGCCCTTTGCCATACGGCGGTAGGCGGAGAGGGGTACGACGAAGGTGACGTCGGCGCCGATGCTGGCGAGACGCTTTGCAAATTGTAGAGCTGGGTTTATGTGGCCTTGAGCTGGGTATGTCATGACCATGAAGCGCGGCCTATCCATTGTATTGAAAAGACGAACGATGTCGTTTGATCAAGAATTGAAAGCAGTGGGCGGCGTTGGTGAGTGAACAAAGTAAATGTCTCTGGTATTTAAGGAAAGAATGGTGACGTTTGACAAAGTAggatataaattatttaatttcttaaaaatatttaatgctctaaataattataatatactcatatatatatatatatattaaaaaaaaattagtacacCCAAAACTCGGATGTACCAGAGAATTTCCCAATATTGCATATGTGTTAGTataatctttattaaaaaaatttgttgtaacACCCTCGATATATCAATTAAGGCTTTGTCACCAATGCTCATCAATATATAGTTATTAGAATAAGAGAGTTTATGAATTCACTTCATAAGCTATTCATCACGTCACGTGCTAATAAGGTCACGTTATAGTGAACTAGTACATTGCAAATCTTTAGACCACACAACATGCTAGTTTAGTAAAGCTATAATTTATTCAACAATTAGTTTTAGCtgtgttttaagaataaaatcATTGAAGCATTAATTTATTGtgtgtttgataaattataatttaaaaatattaaatctttGTTGTAGGAAAAAAACAATCAAAGCATGATGTTTTTGTGTATTTTgtaaattataatttgaaaatattaaatgagaaaaaagaATTCTTTTTACAATATTAGATTTTTTTcgtcaaattaaaatataattttttattttaaattcaaaatggAAACCAACCAATATGGAACTTAtactaaaaatatattaaatatgagaaattggtgaaaattacatattttttttaagtaaatttGCATTTTGGTctatttttgatatttttttgcaaaatagtttgTCTAAAATTTGATCAGTCATCTAAATTTTTTGACCACCTATCTAAATTTTTGACTAGCTCTCTAAATTATGAGAGGTTATTTTgtaaagaattattaaaactataATTTTGCAAAAAAATCGTATTAATTAAGAGGTATATTCGTATTATTTTTGTCGTCTTCTAGATCATCCTCCTTAGTTTTCCAACTTTTGTCGTTTCTTCCAAATAATGTCGTTTTTCTCAACTTTTGtcgtttctttcaactgttatcGCTTCCTGCAATCTTGTCGTTTATTTATACTAACTATTGTCGTTTTATCAAAGTTTGTCGTGTTGCAAACACCATAACCCTTTTGGGGTCTTAGTAGAGTCATACTATTACTACATACAAATCCATAAAGATAAAGGGATAGCCTATTTGTCACAATCATTCAAATGTAAGAGGAAATTCACATCACGTTTCCTAAGACAGAGATTGGTCAAAGGTTGTCGTTTTCTTCTTTGATCAACAGACTTTTCTAAGCTTATACAACTTAGTCTATGCACGTgcatgtagaaaaaaaaaaaaaaaaaaaaaacacagtaCTATAACTCCACCATGCAAGCAGCAGTATATAATATTTTCAGCTAATTtagtatattgtagttatttattttgagtattttataaatttaaaaaaattaaataatttataattctGAAAGGTAGGttcaaaataaattattgtatgcatAACTAATTTGTTTTATGTGagtgaaaaataatatatttgaactttatttttgacactgtaaaatattttaaatattttgataaatttacaaaaaattctaaataaatttaatgtacacagatataaaaaaaaattcacggAAAATACTTACGGTGCCAAAAACATCAAAGGGTGCACCGGAGAATTtgccacatatatatattattaagcATATGTTGCATTGAATCATTTAAAATGCTGTGATTATCCATTTAAAATGTATTAGAGTTTTTATGTACTAAATAATATATACAACGATCAGTCTTAAAATTATTGGCTAAGAGATTTACCTTTTAGTTTTTTTCACTAGCAGGACCTCTTCtaatataaatttacaaattTAGTCCTTATTATATTTATACTTTTCAGTAATTAACTTTGTCTTGTTAGCAAAAGTCAACGTTTTTGCATCATAACTTAGACAAAAAAATTATGAATGATAATAACCGATGATGAGTGTGTGTTTAGTTATTagcttaaatataaataaataatatattaaatattttaaagtataataaaaattatgtttttttaattattttttaatatttcaaaagaatatttaaattaattatcaaaataatatatttgataataattaattaattaaaagataaaaaaagAGTGGTATGTTTTTTTGTTCGTTAAAATTTTATTTACCTTTaggatttatttaataaaatatttttttgtccttttctcaaattttgtcatttttcttCTTCCAATTATGTCGTTGTTTCAAATACTGTCGTTTGTTGTTTTTTCGTGTGTTTTCTTCTTATGGCAGTCGTTGTTCTCGAATTTAGTCATTTTTAAGAACTTTGTCGTTTATGTTCCATTATGTCGTTTTTATCAATTATTCAAACCCTGATATCAACGTTTTTATCCTAAGAGATTGAAAGCTTGAATTTATCTGGgcattattcatttattttattgtgtttttgCATTTAGTAACAAATTTTATTCCACTCAAAGTAGAAAGTCAAcactaaaccattcacattatTTATAGGCAGAGAGGAATACAAAGGGAGTCGTTACAACATAACATACTTACTCGCAGAAAGTAACTATAACTATGATTAATACCAGTATGCATGTATGAATAAAATTGAATTATAATTTAGTGGAACGACTACATTGTGGTACAGCCAGGTATTTTCTGTATCTcgataatttttttttccaattatTTTATATGACAAAGTATGTTGTAATCATTTAAGACACTTTggaaattttcaagaaattccgaataatttagaATATCGAAAACAAGATTTAAACAATTGACTTTTACATgcgtatataaaaaaataaaagcgTGTGCAACAAGCTGTTTAAACTCTGTTTTCAATACTATAATttattcgaaattttttgaaaatttgtaggatgctctaaatagttacaatgtataccatcatataaaaaaaattgagattataTCTATCTAggtatcaaaaataaaaataatgcacTGGtactataaaaaaataaatgcTTTGTAATCGCTCAACTTCGTGTTGCAAACACCAAAACTCTTTTGAGCTCTAGACTCAATAGTTGGGGGAGAGAAGTTGTAGATtcatactatataaatatatataaaaaaattagacaGAGCCtctaattaataaaacattttttattttctgtACTTTCAGAAATTATAATCTAATTAATAATGAACAAAAACactgtaaatatatttatatatattcaacAGACATTTTTTAAGCTCATACAGATGTAGTATATGACTATTTAcaacttataaatatatatatattttaagataTCATTAGATACA
It encodes the following:
- the LOC133819897 gene encoding phloretin 4'-O-glucosyltransferase-like encodes the protein MDRPRFMVMTYPAQGHINPALQFAKRLASIGADVTFVVPLSAYRRMAKGSGSEPEPEPLTPYGSAITFAPYSVDGYDDGFKRGGDMKHYSSEVKRCGSQSITDLVASGKNDGRPYCCFVYTLLLPWAGNSAAELGLPSVMLWIQPATVFDVYYLYFNGYADIIKETMSKRQSPTKTTLPGLSLEFGRRDLPSFMDAEDAYSFILPLFEEQFDMISKQNHQKSILVNTFDELEVEALRAVSDLNLIGIGPLIPSAFSDENDPSDKSFGCDIFHGSEGNKYIDWLNSMPKTTVVYVSFGSILDWSKQQMEEIAKGLLSYGRPFLWVIREKRDKVENDKDCDDDNDELVSCREELEKLGMIVPWCSQMEVLSNKSIGCFVTHCGWNSTLESLASGVPMVAFPKWSDQGTNAKLIEEEWKIGVRVKPNEDELVESEEIRRCLELVMGKENEELRRNGKKWKDLAKGAVKEGGSSDKNLKSFVAQMNHIS